From a single Prinia subflava isolate CZ2003 ecotype Zambia chromosome 29, Cam_Psub_1.2, whole genome shotgun sequence genomic region:
- the SLC39A14 gene encoding metal cation symporter ZIP14 isoform X2, with product MIPTGGPRRCCLLLLLLLLCLLPCPRVRAGRDSAGVSAASFLQDLLQRYGESQTLSLKQLKALLNRLDVGVGHANVSQTPQQRLNLSRCFSSVELFAIHNLSEGSPVGHSEFKEFCPTILQQLESGACASENLENEENEQTEEGRPSSAEAWGFGFLSVSMINVASLLGILIVPCSQKAFFSRVLLFFIALSIGTLLSNALLQLIPEAFGFNPQEDYYVSKSAVVFGGFYLFFFTEKILKMLLKQKDQHHHGHSHYGPEALPSKKDREEGVTEKLQNGDLDHMIPHITSELECKPPSGDEKAVVGSLSVQDLQASQSACYWLKEVRYSDIGTLAWMITLSDGLHNFIDGLAIGASFTVSVFQGISTSVAILCEEFPHELGDFVILLNAGMTIRQALFFNFISACCCYVGLAFGIVAGSHFSANWIFALAGGMFLYIALADMFPEMNEVSREDEQNGSALITFAIQNAGLLTGFTIMVLLTMYSGQIQIG from the exons ATGATCCCCACCGGGGGCCCCCGgcgctgctgcctgctgctgctgctgctgctgctctgcctcctgccctgcccgcggGTCCGGGCGGGCCGGGACAGCGCCGGGGTGTCCGCGGCCTCCttcctgcaggacctgctccaGCGCTACGGGGAGAGCCAGACCCTGAGCCTGAAGCAGCTCAAGGCCCTGCTGAACCGCCTGGACGTGGGAGTGGGACACGCCAACGTGTCCCAGACACCTCAGCAGCGCCTCAACCTCTCCCGG TGCTTCAGCTCCGTGGAGCTTTTTGCCATCCACAACCTGAGCGAGGGCTCCCCTGTGGGGCACAGCGAGTTCAAGGAGTTCTGCCCCaccatcctgcagcagctggagtcGGGGGCGTGCGCCTCCGAGAACCTGGAGAACGAGGAGAATGAGCAGACAGAGGAGGGCAGGCCCAGCTCAGCCGAAG CGTGGGGCTTTGGTTTTCTCAGTGTGTCCATGATTAACGTGgcctccctgctggggatccTCATCGTTCCGTGCTCCCAGAAGGCCTTTTTCAGCCGGGTGCTGCTGTTTTTCATCGCGCTCTCCATCGGCACGCTGCTCTCTAACGCGCTCCTCCAGCTCATCCCAGAG gcgTTTGGCTTCAACCCTCAGGAGGATTATTACGTGTCCAAATCCGCTGTGGTGTTCGGGGGCTTCTACCTCTTCTTCTTCACGGAGAAGATCCTGAAGATGCTCCTGAAGCAGAAGGACCAg CACCACCACGGGCACAGCCACTACGGCCCCGAGGCTCTGCCCTCCAAGAAGGACCGGGAGGAGGGGGTGacagagaagctgcagaacGGGGACCTGGACCACATGATCCCCCACATCACCAGCGAGCTGGAGTGCAAGCCCCCCTCCGGGGATGAGAAGGCCGTGGTGGGCTCCCTCTCTGTCCAG gacctgcaggCCTCGCAGAGCGCGTGCTACTGGCTGAAGGAGGTGAGGTACTCGGACATCGGGACGCTGGCCTGGATGATCACCCTCAGTGACGGCCTCCACAACTTCATCGACGGCCTGGCCATCGGCGCCTCCTTCACCGTCTCCGTCTTCCAGGGGATCAGCACCTCCGTGGCCATTCTCTGCGAGGAGTTCCCCCACGAGCTGG GGGACTTTGTGATCCTGCTGAATGCTGGCATGACCATTCGCCAGGCGCTCTTCTTCAACTTCATCTCCGCCTGCTGCTGCTACGTGGGGCTGGCCTTCGGCATCGTGGCCGGCAGCCACTTCTCTGCCAACTGGATCTTTGCTCTGGCTGGAGGGATGTTCCTGTACATAGCACTGGCTGACATG TTCCCTGAGATGAACGAGGTGAGCCGGGAGGACGAGCAGAACGGCAGCGCCCTGATCACCTTCGCCATCCAGAACGCAGGGCTGCTCACGGGCTTCACCATCATGGTGCTGCTCACCATGTACTCGGGGCAGATCCAGATAGGGTAG
- the SLC39A14 gene encoding metal cation symporter ZIP14 isoform X1, producing the protein MIPTGGPRRCCLLLLLLLLCLLPCPRVRAGRDSAGVSAASFLQDLLQRYGESQTLSLKQLKALLNRLDVGVGHANVSQTPQQRLNLSRCFSSVELFAIHNLSEGSPVGHSEFKEFCPTILQQLESGACASENLENEENEQTEEGRPSSAEVWGYGFLCVSVISLCSLVGASVVPFMKKTFYKRLLLYFIALAIGTLYSNALFQLIPEAFGFNPQEDYYVSKSAVVFGGFYLFFFTEKILKMLLKQKDQHHHGHSHYGPEALPSKKDREEGVTEKLQNGDLDHMIPHITSELECKPPSGDEKAVVGSLSVQDLQASQSACYWLKEVRYSDIGTLAWMITLSDGLHNFIDGLAIGASFTVSVFQGISTSVAILCEEFPHELGDFVILLNAGMTIRQALFFNFISACCCYVGLAFGIVAGSHFSANWIFALAGGMFLYIALADMFPEMNEVSREDEQNGSALITFAIQNAGLLTGFTIMVLLTMYSGQIQIG; encoded by the exons ATGATCCCCACCGGGGGCCCCCGgcgctgctgcctgctgctgctgctgctgctgctctgcctcctgccctgcccgcggGTCCGGGCGGGCCGGGACAGCGCCGGGGTGTCCGCGGCCTCCttcctgcaggacctgctccaGCGCTACGGGGAGAGCCAGACCCTGAGCCTGAAGCAGCTCAAGGCCCTGCTGAACCGCCTGGACGTGGGAGTGGGACACGCCAACGTGTCCCAGACACCTCAGCAGCGCCTCAACCTCTCCCGG TGCTTCAGCTCCGTGGAGCTTTTTGCCATCCACAACCTGAGCGAGGGCTCCCCTGTGGGGCACAGCGAGTTCAAGGAGTTCTGCCCCaccatcctgcagcagctggagtcGGGGGCGTGCGCCTCCGAGAACCTGGAGAACGAGGAGAATGAGCAGACAGAGGAGGGCAGGCCCAGCTCAGCCGAAG TCTGGGGTTACGGTTTCCTCTGCGTCTCCGTCATCTCCCTGTGCTCGCTGGTGGGAGCCAGCGTGGTGCCCTTCATGAAGAAGACCTTTTACAAGCGGCTGCTCCTCTACTTCATAGCTCTGGCGATTGGAACTCTCTACTCCAACGCCCTCTTCCAGCTCATTCCCGAG gcgTTTGGCTTCAACCCTCAGGAGGATTATTACGTGTCCAAATCCGCTGTGGTGTTCGGGGGCTTCTACCTCTTCTTCTTCACGGAGAAGATCCTGAAGATGCTCCTGAAGCAGAAGGACCAg CACCACCACGGGCACAGCCACTACGGCCCCGAGGCTCTGCCCTCCAAGAAGGACCGGGAGGAGGGGGTGacagagaagctgcagaacGGGGACCTGGACCACATGATCCCCCACATCACCAGCGAGCTGGAGTGCAAGCCCCCCTCCGGGGATGAGAAGGCCGTGGTGGGCTCCCTCTCTGTCCAG gacctgcaggCCTCGCAGAGCGCGTGCTACTGGCTGAAGGAGGTGAGGTACTCGGACATCGGGACGCTGGCCTGGATGATCACCCTCAGTGACGGCCTCCACAACTTCATCGACGGCCTGGCCATCGGCGCCTCCTTCACCGTCTCCGTCTTCCAGGGGATCAGCACCTCCGTGGCCATTCTCTGCGAGGAGTTCCCCCACGAGCTGG GGGACTTTGTGATCCTGCTGAATGCTGGCATGACCATTCGCCAGGCGCTCTTCTTCAACTTCATCTCCGCCTGCTGCTGCTACGTGGGGCTGGCCTTCGGCATCGTGGCCGGCAGCCACTTCTCTGCCAACTGGATCTTTGCTCTGGCTGGAGGGATGTTCCTGTACATAGCACTGGCTGACATG TTCCCTGAGATGAACGAGGTGAGCCGGGAGGACGAGCAGAACGGCAGCGCCCTGATCACCTTCGCCATCCAGAACGCAGGGCTGCTCACGGGCTTCACCATCATGGTGCTGCTCACCATGTACTCGGGGCAGATCCAGATAGGGTAG